Proteins encoded by one window of Brevibacterium atlanticum:
- a CDS encoding MFS transporter has product MSEQDTTAAAEFNATTELSIKDANKVAAGALIGTALEWYDFFLFSAAAALVFNVQYFTSENATAAAMASFATFGVGLVARPIGGLIFGRMGDKIGRRKVLLITIIGIGVVTGLIGLLPTYAAIGFAAPALLVLLRILQGLFVGGEWSGAMTLVVENAPLHLRARYAAIPQIGSPIGTILSSGGFFVMTLVFSQENFDSFGWRIPFLVALPLLVVAIYLRARLEESPVFRQLEESGEVEKSPIRTTFRDSWKQIIIGMAAALLGVGGFYLVTAFCVWYGVNVLGYDDSLLLLGSMVAAAVEIFALIWGGALGTKYGASKVILWGGVASAVVAVPAFFMFESGQPVLIVIAMTLAVSTLSLPYAASGTVLTGLFPATTRYTGVGMAQNAAGMLSGFIPLLATGFVASAGDHWWPAAAMLVFLSLFTAFAGLIAPRLSVDLPGFKH; this is encoded by the coding sequence ATGAGCGAACAGGACACCACGGCAGCCGCCGAGTTCAACGCCACCACAGAACTGAGCATCAAGGACGCGAACAAGGTCGCCGCAGGCGCCCTGATCGGCACCGCTCTCGAGTGGTACGACTTCTTCCTCTTCTCGGCCGCGGCGGCACTGGTATTCAACGTCCAGTACTTCACCAGCGAGAACGCCACGGCAGCCGCCATGGCCTCCTTCGCCACCTTCGGCGTGGGCCTCGTGGCTCGCCCCATCGGCGGCCTCATCTTCGGTCGGATGGGCGACAAGATCGGGCGCCGGAAGGTCCTGCTCATCACGATCATCGGCATCGGCGTCGTCACCGGCCTCATCGGTCTGCTGCCGACCTACGCTGCGATCGGCTTCGCCGCCCCCGCGCTGCTCGTGCTCCTGCGCATCCTGCAGGGACTCTTCGTCGGCGGCGAATGGTCCGGCGCGATGACTCTGGTCGTCGAGAACGCCCCGCTCCATCTGCGTGCCCGTTACGCCGCGATCCCGCAGATCGGCTCACCGATCGGCACGATCCTGTCCTCCGGCGGCTTCTTCGTCATGACGCTGGTCTTCTCGCAGGAGAACTTCGACTCCTTCGGTTGGAGGATCCCGTTCCTCGTCGCCCTCCCGCTGCTAGTCGTCGCCATCTACCTGCGTGCCCGCCTCGAGGAGTCACCCGTCTTCCGTCAGCTCGAGGAGTCCGGCGAGGTCGAGAAGAGCCCGATCCGCACGACCTTCCGCGATTCCTGGAAGCAGATCATCATCGGCATGGCCGCGGCCCTGCTCGGCGTCGGCGGCTTCTACCTCGTCACCGCGTTCTGCGTCTGGTACGGCGTCAACGTCCTCGGCTACGATGACTCCCTCCTCCTGCTCGGCAGCATGGTCGCCGCCGCCGTCGAGATCTTCGCTCTCATCTGGGGCGGTGCTCTGGGTACGAAGTACGGAGCGAGCAAGGTCATCCTCTGGGGAGGAGTCGCCTCGGCGGTGGTGGCCGTTCCGGCCTTCTTCATGTTCGAGTCCGGTCAGCCGGTCCTCATCGTCATCGCCATGACCCTGGCCGTGTCCACCCTGTCCCTGCCCTACGCCGCCTCGGGCACCGTGCTCACCGGCCTGTTCCCGGCGACCACCCGCTACACCGGCGTGGGCATGGCGCAGAACGCGGCCGGCATGCTCTCCGGGTTCATCCCGCTGCTGGCCACGGGCTTCGTCGCCTCGGCCGGCGATCACTGGTGGCCGGCCGCCGCGATGCTCGTCTTCCTCTCCCTGTTCACCGCCTTCGCCGGACTCATCGCGCCGAGGCTGAGCGTCGACCTCCCCGGCTTCAAGCACTGA
- a CDS encoding thiamine pyrophosphate-dependent enzyme, producing the protein MPRSAGHLIVDTLEAAGVERVYAVPGESYLDVLDGLYDSSVETVVCRQEGGAGFMALSESRLTGRPGIAMVTRGPGAANAMISLHTAWQDATALVLFVGLVPISDRSRESFQEFSLSGWFSSTTKRVFTIDDEHRAGELTAEALRIAASGRPGPVVVGLPEDVLVRLTEAPVPTRAEVAPPTPATTEIESLTARIAAAERPAFVLGGDGWQSGCGRSLGEWAASAGIPIFCDWRAYDALPHSSPAWAGWLGYGRADVVAAGFAEADLLVFVGCTRSDVASDGYTIGFDAETVIVTGDPEAKQHAGRIDQQILASPLTFTEALTSIDAGSARGARTDEWMRERAAIQSRFAAHRPDAEAGAGSVAASEAGTDVPAEPGSTHPGVDLGVAFGILDDRLGGDAILTYGAGNATIWGHRFIRHNEPASLVGARNGAMGLAVPAAVAASLAFPNRRAVAICGDGDFLMNGQEIATAFAHGGKPLIIVIDNGVYGTIVSHQENHYPGRPSGTRMVNPDFATWMSAFDARSGAASARSTADDAASSSRATGMTGHGERVETTADFEPALERALAHDGPALIHVLVDPETMPPAGDETS; encoded by the coding sequence ATGCCGCGTTCCGCCGGTCACCTCATCGTCGACACCCTCGAGGCCGCGGGGGTCGAACGCGTCTACGCGGTCCCCGGCGAGTCCTACCTCGACGTCCTCGACGGCCTCTATGACTCGTCCGTCGAGACCGTCGTGTGCCGGCAGGAGGGCGGCGCCGGGTTCATGGCCCTGTCCGAATCCCGCCTGACCGGACGGCCCGGCATCGCCATGGTCACCCGCGGCCCGGGTGCGGCGAACGCGATGATCTCCCTCCACACCGCGTGGCAGGATGCGACCGCGCTCGTCCTCTTCGTCGGCCTCGTCCCGATCTCCGACCGATCTCGCGAATCCTTCCAGGAGTTCAGCCTGTCCGGATGGTTCTCCTCGACGACGAAGCGCGTGTTCACGATCGATGACGAGCACCGCGCCGGCGAGCTCACCGCTGAAGCACTGCGCATCGCAGCATCGGGTCGCCCCGGCCCCGTCGTCGTCGGTCTGCCCGAGGACGTCCTCGTCCGCCTCACCGAGGCACCGGTGCCTACCCGCGCCGAGGTGGCCCCGCCGACCCCGGCCACCACTGAGATCGAATCGCTGACCGCCCGCATCGCCGCAGCCGAGCGTCCCGCGTTCGTCCTCGGCGGCGACGGCTGGCAGTCCGGATGCGGGCGTTCGCTGGGTGAGTGGGCCGCCTCGGCGGGGATCCCGATCTTCTGCGACTGGCGGGCCTACGATGCGCTGCCGCATTCCTCGCCCGCGTGGGCCGGGTGGCTCGGCTACGGCCGTGCCGATGTCGTGGCAGCCGGTTTCGCCGAGGCGGACCTGCTGGTCTTCGTCGGCTGCACCCGATCCGATGTGGCCAGCGACGGGTACACGATCGGCTTCGACGCCGAGACCGTGATCGTCACCGGCGATCCCGAGGCCAAGCAGCATGCCGGCCGCATCGATCAGCAGATCCTCGCCTCACCGCTCACCTTCACCGAGGCGCTGACCAGCATCGATGCCGGTTCCGCGCGGGGTGCGCGGACAGACGAATGGATGCGGGAACGTGCCGCGATCCAGTCCCGGTTCGCCGCCCATCGCCCCGACGCCGAGGCGGGTGCGGGCTCAGTGGCCGCCAGCGAGGCAGGTACGGACGTACCTGCGGAACCGGGCTCGACACATCCCGGCGTCGACCTCGGGGTGGCTTTCGGGATCCTCGATGACCGCCTCGGCGGGGACGCGATCCTCACCTATGGGGCAGGCAATGCGACGATCTGGGGTCACCGGTTCATCCGCCACAACGAGCCGGCCAGCCTCGTCGGTGCTCGCAATGGGGCGATGGGCCTCGCGGTCCCGGCCGCGGTGGCCGCCTCCCTGGCGTTCCCGAATCGCCGGGCAGTCGCGATCTGCGGCGACGGGGACTTCCTCATGAACGGTCAGGAGATCGCCACGGCCTTCGCCCACGGCGGGAAGCCGCTCATCATCGTCATCGACAACGGCGTGTACGGCACGATCGTGTCCCACCAGGAGAACCACTATCCGGGCCGGCCCTCGGGCACACGGATGGTCAACCCGGACTTCGCGACCTGGATGTCAGCGTTCGATGCCCGGTCCGGAGCCGCCTCGGCGAGGTCGACGGCGGACGACGCCGCTTCGTCCTCAAGGGCCACAGGCATGACCGGCCACGGCGAACGCGTTGAGACCACCGCGGATTTCGAGCCCGCACTCGAGCGCGCTCTGGCCCACGACGGGCCGGCGCTCATCCACGTCCTCGTCGACCCGGAGACGATGCCCCCGGCCGGCGACGAAACCTCCTGA
- a CDS encoding M20 family metallo-hydrolase has product MTTAASLISADHKADFLADWAVHSRFGAVEGTNGVDRQAASEADGQQRKWFADLLEQHGFSVHRDAIGNQFGLLELVPGAPYVLTGSHMDSQPTAGRFDGAYGVMASAHACFAVADELRADPTKARFNLAVVNWFNEEGSRFKPSMMGSNVFTGKAELEAALTTRDAAGTTVAEALDALGERGDFTAPDIASYAEIHVQQGRSMEEDGVTIGLVNATWAAHKYEFRVTGAQAHSGSTLMSDRQDALLGAARLVVAARELVDDFEPGALHTACGQLTVYPNSPVVVASEVSLLLDLRSPSAEVIAAAHDSLMATIAQVSEDDRVEIEIVAEHSWDQNPYSEDGVELARSAADDLGLTSARVMTVAGHDSTNMKDQVPTVMLFIPSVDGISHSLAEFTKDEDLVSGLHHLTEVVRRLAAGALN; this is encoded by the coding sequence ATGACCACTGCAGCCTCTCTCATCAGCGCCGACCACAAAGCCGATTTCCTCGCTGACTGGGCCGTGCACTCGCGTTTCGGTGCCGTCGAGGGCACGAACGGCGTCGATCGGCAGGCAGCGAGCGAGGCCGACGGTCAGCAGCGGAAATGGTTCGCCGACCTGCTCGAGCAGCATGGTTTCAGCGTCCACCGGGATGCCATCGGCAACCAGTTCGGGCTCCTCGAACTCGTCCCCGGCGCCCCCTACGTGCTCACCGGCTCGCACATGGATTCGCAGCCGACGGCCGGGCGCTTCGACGGCGCCTATGGGGTCATGGCGTCGGCCCACGCGTGCTTCGCTGTGGCCGACGAACTGCGCGCGGACCCGACGAAGGCGCGGTTCAACCTCGCCGTGGTCAACTGGTTCAACGAGGAGGGTTCGCGGTTCAAGCCATCGATGATGGGCAGCAACGTCTTCACCGGCAAGGCCGAACTCGAGGCGGCTCTGACCACCCGCGATGCGGCCGGGACCACCGTCGCCGAAGCCCTCGATGCGTTGGGCGAGCGCGGGGATTTCACCGCCCCGGACATCGCCTCCTATGCGGAGATCCACGTCCAACAGGGGCGCAGCATGGAAGAAGACGGGGTGACGATCGGCCTGGTCAACGCCACATGGGCGGCGCATAAGTACGAGTTCAGAGTCACCGGGGCGCAGGCCCACAGCGGGTCGACCCTCATGTCCGACCGGCAGGACGCCCTCCTCGGGGCGGCCCGTCTCGTCGTCGCTGCGCGTGAACTCGTCGATGACTTCGAGCCCGGTGCGCTGCACACCGCGTGCGGTCAGCTCACCGTGTACCCGAACTCACCGGTCGTCGTCGCCAGCGAGGTCAGCCTGCTCCTCGATCTGCGGTCGCCCAGCGCCGAGGTGATCGCCGCCGCCCATGATTCGCTCATGGCCACGATCGCCCAGGTGAGCGAGGACGATCGGGTTGAAATCGAGATCGTTGCCGAGCACAGCTGGGATCAGAACCCGTACTCCGAGGACGGGGTCGAGCTGGCACGATCAGCCGCGGATGACCTGGGGCTCACCTCGGCGCGGGTGATGACCGTGGCCGGCCATGACTCGACGAACATGAAGGATCAGGTGCCCACCGTCATGCTCTTCATCCCCAGCGTCGACGGGATCTCGCACAGCCTCGCTGAGTTCACGAAGGACGAAGACCTCGTCTCCGGCCTCCATCACCTCACCGAGGTGGTCCGACGCCTGGCAGCCGGTGCACTGAACTGA
- a CDS encoding GyrI-like domain-containing protein has translation MTDKVDFKKTLDSYRAPRDTFRIVDVPELQYLMIDGHGDPNTSSAYTDALASLYPVAYRLKFISRRELERDYVVPPLEGLWWADDMDAFSVSRDKSQWDWTMMLMVPDWLDPAAFRNAVDQAGAKNPPVRLDDVRLETLSEGRCVQTLHLGSFDDEGPVLERMHREFIPEHDLRETGKHHEIYFSDFRKVTPDKLRTVLRQPVGDLPAT, from the coding sequence ATGACTGACAAGGTCGACTTCAAGAAGACACTCGACAGCTACCGTGCTCCGCGTGACACGTTCCGCATCGTCGACGTTCCCGAGTTGCAGTACCTCATGATCGACGGTCACGGCGACCCGAACACTTCGTCGGCCTACACGGACGCCCTCGCCTCGCTGTATCCCGTCGCCTACAGACTCAAGTTCATCAGCAGACGAGAGCTCGAGCGCGATTACGTTGTTCCCCCGCTCGAGGGCCTGTGGTGGGCAGACGATATGGATGCCTTCAGCGTCTCGCGCGACAAATCCCAGTGGGATTGGACAATGATGCTCATGGTTCCCGACTGGCTCGACCCCGCCGCATTTCGCAACGCGGTCGACCAGGCTGGAGCGAAGAACCCACCCGTCCGACTGGACGATGTCCGTCTCGAAACGCTGTCGGAGGGGCGTTGCGTACAGACGCTCCACCTCGGCTCGTTCGATGACGAGGGACCCGTGCTGGAGAGAATGCACCGAGAGTTCATACCCGAGCACGACCTGCGCGAGACCGGCAAGCACCACGAGATCTACTTCAGCGACTTCCGCAAGGTGACCCCCGACAAGCTGCGCACCGTGCTGCGCCAGCCCGTCGGCGACTTACCCGCAACCTAG
- a CDS encoding C40 family peptidase, translating to MMTISRTLTTAVLTAGILAGGTAITAAPAQADEAPSTQAPAAQATSTQTDPSATASTQADTRRDEIISRAQTWVDQGVPYNWDATHPDPQGKQYRMDCSGFVSMAWGLDDSLSTVTLPDVAHEIDKDELKPGDVLMKGGPGTEGANGHVAIFNGWANEEHTAYHGLEEAGSTGTVAREISYPYDQDENFVPYRLNGL from the coding sequence ATGATGACGATATCGCGCACACTCACCACCGCCGTCCTCACCGCAGGCATCCTCGCCGGCGGTACTGCGATCACCGCCGCACCAGCACAGGCCGACGAAGCGCCCAGCACACAGGCGCCCGCTGCGCAGGCAACCAGCACACAGACCGATCCGTCCGCGACCGCCTCGACGCAGGCCGACACCCGTCGGGACGAGATCATCAGTCGAGCTCAGACATGGGTCGACCAGGGTGTTCCCTATAACTGGGATGCCACGCACCCGGATCCGCAGGGCAAGCAGTACCGCATGGACTGCTCCGGTTTCGTGTCGATGGCGTGGGGTCTCGACGACAGCCTCAGTACCGTGACCCTGCCCGATGTCGCCCATGAGATCGACAAGGACGAACTCAAGCCCGGAGACGTCTTGATGAAGGGCGGACCTGGCACCGAGGGCGCGAACGGCCACGTCGCGATCTTCAACGGCTGGGCCAATGAGGAGCACACCGCCTACCACGGGCTCGAAGAGGCCGGCTCCACCGGAACGGTCGCGCGCGAGATCTCCTATCCCTATGACCAGGACGAGAACTTCGTGCCCTATCGCCTGAACGGTCTCTGA
- a CDS encoding nucleotidyltransferase domain-containing protein — MPQRLPTEAAHAIRSYLRVADRLLPDGIIACAVTGSIALGAYRPGRSDIDLVAVISDEWRTRPDLIRRLRLLHLSQLPRLAARVASGKGVSACCNTAFVWESDVSEPVTTVAPIASHTGEIFEAGGAFDVNPVVWKELKDGGITVRGRPIADWELDAEPDRLRPWVKENLREYWSPLAAQLRTAASSSHRFQNRLLDGVVNRLPARLTGRPRLLSAATVEWCLLGPARMHHTLMTGEIIGKEEAGRRVLDTFPQHSPITEVALATVRAARIPSAPPRRQWRELTASAMEDIIAEALRTGPES; from the coding sequence ATGCCCCAGCGCCTGCCCACCGAGGCTGCACACGCCATTCGGTCGTACCTGCGCGTCGCCGACCGTCTGCTCCCTGACGGCATCATTGCGTGCGCCGTGACCGGGTCGATCGCGCTCGGTGCTTACCGGCCGGGCCGCAGCGATATCGATCTCGTCGCAGTCATCTCCGACGAGTGGCGGACGCGCCCGGACCTCATCCGTCGGCTGCGTCTTCTCCACCTCTCGCAGCTGCCCCGCCTGGCTGCCCGAGTCGCCTCGGGCAAAGGGGTGAGCGCGTGCTGCAACACCGCGTTCGTCTGGGAATCCGACGTCTCGGAACCGGTCACCACCGTCGCCCCGATCGCCTCCCACACAGGGGAGATCTTCGAGGCCGGCGGCGCATTCGACGTCAATCCCGTCGTGTGGAAAGAGCTCAAGGACGGTGGCATCACCGTCCGTGGCCGCCCGATCGCCGACTGGGAACTCGACGCCGAACCGGATCGACTGCGCCCGTGGGTCAAGGAGAATCTGCGTGAGTATTGGTCGCCTCTGGCGGCTCAGCTCCGCACCGCTGCGTCGTCGTCCCATCGATTCCAGAATCGACTCCTCGACGGGGTGGTCAACCGACTTCCTGCTCGACTCACCGGTCGCCCGCGACTGCTCTCCGCTGCCACCGTCGAATGGTGCCTGCTCGGCCCTGCCCGCATGCACCACACGCTGATGACCGGCGAGATCATCGGCAAGGAGGAGGCAGGACGTCGAGTCCTCGACACCTTCCCTCAGCATTCCCCCATCACCGAGGTGGCCCTGGCCACGGTCCGCGCAGCGCGGATCCCGTCCGCACCGCCACGTCGGCAGTGGAGGGAGCTGACCGCCTCGGCGATGGAGGACATCATCGCCGAGGCGCTGCGGACCGGTCCCGAGAGTTGA
- a CDS encoding NAD-dependent succinate-semialdehyde dehydrogenase codes for MSNYRVQNPATGETIETFTEATDAEIEITVTAAHNTYLTWKDTDIQERAGIVRRAAEIFHERKDELAKTISLEMGKSYEESVDEVEFAADIIEYYGVHGPTLATDYQIPSTIPGVARIEALPIGALLGVMPWNFPYYQVARFAAPNLVLGNTIMLKHADICGRSALLIEEIFLAAGVPVGGYSHLFADHDQIASIIADPRVQGVSLTGSERAGAIIGAQAGQNLKKAVLELGGIDPMVVLDASDVAAVAREAWEFRVYNAGQVCNSNKRLIVMDDIYDDFVAELVRLGTGLKPGDQAKLGEGEYVPLSSRAAAETVDAQVKKAVSEGARVLVGGELSEGPAAYYSPTVLVDVPRDSESYGEEIFGPVATVYKVSSDEEALELANDCALGLGGSVFSTDEARADRVASRLEVGMTHVNTIAAEAAEIPFGGVKRSGFGREMGPIGMGEFVNKRLHFVAK; via the coding sequence ATGTCGAACTATCGTGTCCAGAACCCCGCCACCGGCGAAACGATCGAAACTTTCACCGAGGCCACCGACGCCGAGATCGAAATCACGGTGACCGCGGCGCACAACACCTACCTGACCTGGAAGGACACAGATATCCAGGAACGCGCCGGGATCGTCCGCCGCGCCGCTGAGATCTTCCACGAACGCAAGGACGAACTCGCGAAGACGATCTCCCTGGAAATGGGCAAGTCCTACGAGGAGTCCGTCGACGAGGTCGAATTCGCCGCCGACATCATCGAGTACTACGGCGTCCACGGCCCGACCCTGGCCACCGACTACCAGATCCCGTCGACGATCCCCGGCGTCGCCCGCATTGAGGCGCTGCCGATCGGTGCACTGCTCGGCGTCATGCCGTGGAACTTCCCCTACTACCAGGTCGCCCGGTTCGCCGCCCCCAACCTCGTGCTCGGCAACACGATCATGCTCAAACACGCCGACATCTGCGGTCGATCCGCCCTGCTCATCGAGGAGATCTTCCTGGCTGCCGGAGTCCCCGTCGGCGGCTACTCCCACCTGTTCGCCGACCACGACCAGATCGCCTCGATCATCGCCGACCCCCGCGTCCAGGGAGTGTCCCTGACCGGATCCGAACGGGCCGGAGCGATCATCGGTGCCCAGGCCGGACAGAACCTCAAGAAGGCCGTGCTCGAACTCGGCGGCATCGACCCGATGGTCGTCCTCGACGCCTCGGACGTGGCAGCAGTCGCCCGTGAGGCCTGGGAGTTCCGCGTCTACAACGCCGGCCAGGTGTGCAACTCGAACAAGCGCCTCATCGTCATGGACGACATCTACGACGACTTCGTCGCCGAACTCGTGCGGCTCGGCACTGGGCTCAAGCCCGGCGATCAGGCGAAGCTCGGCGAGGGCGAATATGTGCCGCTGTCCTCACGTGCCGCGGCCGAGACCGTCGACGCCCAAGTGAAGAAGGCCGTGTCCGAAGGCGCTCGGGTGCTCGTCGGCGGTGAACTCTCCGAAGGCCCGGCCGCATACTACTCGCCGACGGTCCTCGTCGACGTGCCGCGGGACTCCGAATCCTACGGTGAGGAGATCTTCGGACCTGTGGCCACCGTGTACAAGGTCAGCAGCGACGAGGAGGCCCTTGAGCTGGCGAACGACTGCGCGCTCGGGCTCGGCGGTTCGGTGTTCTCCACCGACGAGGCGCGCGCCGACCGTGTGGCCTCCCGCCTCGAGGTCGGGATGACGCACGTGAACACGATCGCCGCCGAGGCCGCCGAGATCCCCTTCGGCGGAGTCAAGCGCTCGGGCTTCGGCCGCGAGATGGGCCCGATCGGCATGGGCGAATTCGTCAACAAGCGCCTCCACTTCGTCGCGAAGTAA
- the selB gene encoding selenocysteine-specific translation elongation factor: MAETFVIATAGHVDHGKSTLVNALTGMEPDRWAEEKKRGLTIDLGFAWTTLPSGREIAFVDVPGHEKFLANMLAGVGPAPIACFVIAADKGWQAQSSDHRDAIAALGITRGLVVITRADINPDAVETTKAQVSTQLRGTPLEDAPIVTVSATTGDGLPELIDVLDEVTAATEPPATSARVRLWIDRAFTIKGAGTVVTGTLTAGTLRTGDTLHLHGEAVDRTASVRGLQSRNSSVTEVAPQARVAVNLRDTPAEDLHRGDALLIPDAWPIVEALDVRRTMGEPLDAGVRELMAHIGTAAVPVHLRAFDADHARITLERPLPLQVGDRIVLRAPGSRNVYAGLLVLDVDPPELSRRGAGARRGRELAGRPVEGDILAEVARRGAVERSVLVRFGLALPGEGAQSGSAQSEAVQSGTVPSGESLPPAVEIVGGWLVHEPALAAWVEAATSLVTRELKARPLSEGVPIKAIAEALRRASLPLPESSSAAATRTLLADIIARAGLETADGMVRPPGHTADLGAAEAGIAEIEKRLAADPFSAPEADDLRELGLGARELAVAEKAGRVLRLGDGVVVSPRTPAQAMRVLAGLEQPFTTSQARQALNTTRRTVIPLLEHLDSRGWTRRLDTTHREVVR; this comes from the coding sequence ATGGCTGAAACCTTCGTCATCGCCACCGCGGGACACGTCGACCACGGGAAGTCGACGCTGGTCAACGCCCTGACCGGGATGGAGCCCGACCGGTGGGCCGAGGAGAAGAAGCGCGGACTGACCATCGACCTCGGCTTCGCCTGGACCACCCTGCCCTCGGGCCGCGAGATCGCCTTCGTCGACGTGCCCGGACACGAGAAGTTTCTCGCGAACATGCTCGCCGGCGTCGGCCCCGCCCCCATCGCCTGTTTCGTCATCGCCGCCGACAAGGGCTGGCAGGCCCAATCGAGTGACCACCGCGATGCGATCGCGGCCCTCGGCATCACGCGCGGCCTCGTCGTCATCACCCGCGCCGACATCAACCCCGACGCGGTCGAGACCACGAAAGCCCAGGTCAGCACCCAACTGCGCGGCACGCCACTCGAGGATGCTCCCATTGTCACGGTCTCCGCGACGACTGGGGACGGCCTGCCCGAACTCATCGACGTCCTCGATGAGGTCACGGCCGCGACCGAGCCCCCGGCCACCTCGGCGCGGGTGCGCCTGTGGATCGACCGCGCGTTCACGATCAAGGGTGCGGGCACCGTCGTCACCGGGACACTCACCGCCGGCACCCTGCGCACCGGCGACACGCTCCACCTCCACGGCGAAGCCGTCGACCGCACGGCGTCCGTGCGTGGACTGCAGTCGCGCAATTCCTCCGTCACCGAGGTGGCCCCGCAGGCCCGCGTGGCCGTGAACCTGCGCGACACCCCCGCCGAGGACCTCCACCGCGGCGACGCCCTGCTCATCCCCGACGCCTGGCCGATCGTCGAGGCCCTCGACGTCCGCCGCACGATGGGCGAGCCGCTCGATGCTGGGGTTCGCGAACTCATGGCCCACATCGGCACCGCCGCCGTGCCCGTGCACCTGCGCGCCTTCGACGCCGACCACGCCCGGATCACCCTCGAGCGGCCCCTGCCCCTGCAGGTCGGCGACCGGATCGTGCTCCGCGCACCCGGCAGCCGCAACGTCTACGCCGGCCTCCTCGTCCTCGACGTCGACCCGCCCGAGCTGAGCCGTCGCGGTGCTGGTGCCCGTCGCGGTCGGGAGCTCGCCGGGCGTCCGGTCGAGGGCGACATCCTCGCCGAGGTGGCTCGCCGCGGAGCCGTCGAACGCTCAGTTCTCGTCCGGTTCGGACTGGCCCTGCCGGGGGAGGGTGCGCAGTCTGGGAGCGCGCAATCTGAGGCTGTGCAGTCCGGAACCGTGCCATCAGGGGAGTCGCTGCCACCGGCGGTCGAGATCGTGGGCGGGTGGCTTGTGCATGAACCTGCGCTTGCGGCGTGGGTGGAGGCGGCGACGTCCCTGGTCACCCGGGAACTCAAGGCTCGTCCGCTGTCCGAGGGAGTCCCCATCAAGGCCATCGCCGAAGCACTTCGGCGCGCCAGCCTGCCCCTGCCGGAGTCGTCCTCTGCCGCCGCGACTCGTACGCTGCTTGCCGACATCATCGCCCGCGCCGGACTCGAGACCGCCGACGGTATGGTTCGTCCACCCGGCCACACAGCCGACCTCGGAGCCGCTGAGGCCGGCATTGCGGAGATCGAGAAGCGCCTGGCCGCCGACCCGTTCTCCGCCCCGGAGGCCGATGACCTGCGTGAACTCGGATTGGGGGCGCGGGAGCTCGCGGTCGCAGAGAAGGCGGGCCGGGTGCTCCGCCTCGGCGATGGTGTCGTCGTCTCACCACGCACTCCCGCGCAGGCGATGCGGGTCCTCGCCGGACTCGAGCAGCCGTTCACGACGAGTCAGGCCCGGCAGGCGCTGAACACGACGAGGCGGACGGTCATCCCGCTGCTCGAACACCTCGACTCACGGGGGTGGACTCGGCGACTCGACACCACGCACCGCGAAGTCGTGCGGTAA